From a region of the Thiomicrorhabdus sp. genome:
- a CDS encoding nuclear transport factor 2 family protein, with amino-acid sequence MLNNLSSDQTPINDASIKTPLNRYIKVFENLTEQTLISELLPLLCEQIHFKDPFNDVIGKKATFIIFKHMFSTLDDPKFLVKHSALENHTAYLHWQFTFYLKNSAKQQKIDGLSQVTFNSTGLVKAHIDYWDPAEQVYSQVPILNWLIRLVAKRLSAKNE; translated from the coding sequence ATGTTAAATAATCTAAGCTCAGACCAAACCCCAATAAATGATGCATCAATCAAGACCCCACTTAATCGATACATTAAGGTTTTTGAAAACCTCACGGAACAAACTCTAATATCCGAGCTATTACCGCTGTTATGTGAACAAATACACTTTAAAGACCCGTTTAATGATGTCATCGGTAAGAAAGCCACTTTTATTATTTTTAAGCATATGTTTAGCACTCTAGATGATCCAAAATTTTTAGTTAAACACTCCGCTTTAGAGAATCACACGGCCTATTTACATTGGCAATTTACCTTCTATTTAAAAAACAGTGCAAAACAACAAAAAATAGACGGTTTAAGCCAAGTGACCTTTAATTCTACAGGCCTGGTAAAAGCTCATATTGACTACTGGGATCCTGCTGAACAAGTGTATAGCCAAGTACCGATTTTAAATTGGCTCATACGCCTTGTTGCCAAACGGCTATCTGCCAAAAATGAGTAG
- a CDS encoding SDR family NAD(P)-dependent oxidoreductase → MSSQIKNTAKKTSHKKIWLVGGSQGIGLALTKQLLEQGNELVVSARHAQQNEQLMLLSQTYKKTLVLLDLDVSDKDSVNAAIHQAWSTFNGLDIWIYNAGAYKSMIIDEWDIEQFERMNQVNYLGAIYLMQPLVKLFKQQGHGQWLWNVSLSSDFGLPYGGAYSAPKAALQNLAESIQPELAKEGIQLKVVNHGFVKTRLTAQNDFAMLGLMEAETAATKIARTLESSRFETRFPFNLATILGLIKRLPKSWALAITKKALKDDVK, encoded by the coding sequence ATGTCTTCTCAAATTAAAAACACAGCAAAAAAAACAAGCCATAAAAAGATATGGCTAGTCGGTGGCTCTCAAGGAATTGGGCTTGCTCTTACCAAACAACTGCTTGAACAAGGCAATGAATTAGTTGTGTCCGCTAGACATGCTCAGCAAAATGAGCAACTCATGCTATTAAGCCAAACCTATAAAAAAACCTTGGTTTTGCTTGATTTAGATGTTTCTGATAAAGACAGTGTAAACGCTGCGATTCACCAGGCCTGGTCAACATTTAACGGTTTAGATATTTGGATTTACAACGCCGGTGCTTATAAGTCGATGATTATTGACGAATGGGACATTGAACAGTTTGAAAGAATGAATCAGGTCAATTACCTAGGAGCCATTTATTTAATGCAACCTCTGGTTAAGTTGTTTAAACAACAAGGCCACGGACAATGGTTGTGGAACGTAAGTTTATCCTCTGATTTTGGTTTACCGTATGGTGGTGCCTACTCTGCCCCTAAAGCGGCTTTGCAAAATTTGGCTGAATCGATTCAACCTGAATTAGCCAAGGAAGGCATTCAATTAAAAGTGGTTAATCATGGTTTTGTAAAAACACGTTTAACCGCACAAAATGATTTTGCCATGCTCGGTCTAATGGAAGCAGAGACCGCGGCCACAAAAATCGCCCGCACTTTGGAAAGCAGTCGTTTTGAAACTCGGTTTCCGTTTAACCTCGCAACTATTTTGGGCTTAATAAAACGATTACCAAAATCTTGGGCACTTGCCATCACTAAAAAGGCGTTAAAAGACGATGTTAAATAA
- a CDS encoding NAD(P)/FAD-dependent oxidoreductase, producing MSSITKTKHSQTSNAGNHTVKKGKKVAVIGSGISGISAAWFLSQEHEVTLFEKNPKIGGHTNTIELELEGKKQPVDTGFIVFNTPNYPLLTAMFEHLSVATQNTEMSFSVSVNEGELEYSGNNLDTMFAQRKNLFSAKHWKMISEILRFNKRAKADLDSDSFNGMDLGEYLHLYKFSNRMRDYYLLPMAAAIWSCPVEQMMKFPVNSFLRFFENHGLLNIEDRPQWESVVNGSHQYLKAILALQSFEVKSHQPVSQVEKTDLGMVITAENGQKQVFDEVVFAAHADETYTMLSDDLKAEYQLLENFKYQENIAYLHSDESLMPKRKKAWAAWNYLRDIGKDTSSVAVTYWMNLLQNIDIKTPLLVTLNPIRLPSKSLTHQKIVYQHPVFDIAAMDAQNKLQSIQGSNNLWFCGSYFGYGFHEDGLKSSADLAKLWNIALPWQQEQVAQLTRHSSDANTDTQDSESSNMESHQTALVNKSVGG from the coding sequence ATGTCTTCAATAACCAAAACAAAACATTCACAGACCAGCAATGCCGGAAATCACACAGTTAAAAAAGGTAAAAAAGTGGCTGTTATTGGTAGTGGTATTAGCGGTATTAGTGCAGCCTGGTTTTTAAGTCAGGAGCATGAGGTCACGCTATTTGAGAAAAATCCTAAAATTGGTGGGCATACCAACACAATAGAGCTAGAACTTGAAGGTAAAAAACAACCTGTCGATACTGGTTTTATTGTTTTTAACACGCCAAATTATCCACTGCTAACCGCTATGTTTGAGCATCTTTCAGTGGCAACGCAAAATACTGAGATGAGTTTTTCAGTGTCGGTAAATGAAGGCGAGTTGGAATACTCTGGAAACAACTTAGATACGATGTTTGCTCAACGTAAAAACCTGTTTTCCGCTAAACACTGGAAAATGATTTCTGAGATTTTACGTTTTAATAAAAGAGCAAAAGCAGACTTAGATTCTGATTCGTTTAATGGCATGGATTTAGGTGAGTATTTACATTTGTATAAATTTAGTAATCGTATGCGTGATTATTATTTGTTACCAATGGCAGCGGCAATTTGGTCTTGTCCTGTAGAACAGATGATGAAGTTTCCGGTAAATAGTTTTTTACGCTTTTTTGAAAACCATGGCTTATTGAATATTGAAGATAGACCTCAGTGGGAATCTGTCGTTAACGGATCCCATCAGTACCTAAAAGCCATCTTGGCATTACAATCCTTTGAGGTGAAATCACATCAACCCGTAAGCCAGGTTGAAAAAACCGATTTGGGTATGGTTATCACTGCTGAAAATGGACAAAAGCAGGTGTTTGATGAAGTTGTCTTTGCTGCACATGCTGATGAAACTTATACAATGTTGAGTGACGATTTAAAAGCCGAATATCAACTGCTTGAGAATTTTAAATATCAAGAAAATATTGCCTATTTACACAGTGATGAATCACTTATGCCTAAAAGAAAAAAGGCATGGGCGGCATGGAACTATTTACGTGACATTGGCAAAGACACGAGTAGTGTTGCAGTCACTTATTGGATGAATTTGTTACAAAACATAGATATAAAAACACCTTTGTTAGTGACGCTGAATCCTATTCGTTTACCAAGTAAGTCTTTAACACATCAAAAAATTGTCTATCAACATCCTGTGTTTGATATCGCTGCAATGGATGCTCAAAACAAACTGCAATCCATTCAGGGCTCTAATAACCTCTGGTTTTGCGGCAGTTATTTTGGTTATGGCTTTCATGAAGATGGTTTAAAAAGTTCTGCTGATTTAGCCAAACTTTGGAACATTGCTTTGCCTTGGCAACAAGAGCAGGTAGCACAGTTAACTAGACATTCATCCGATGCAAATACCGATACTCAAGATAGTGAATCAAGCAATATGGAATCTCATCAAACGGCCCTGGTAAATAAGTCGGTAGGGGGCTGA